A window from Neobacillus sp. PS3-40 encodes these proteins:
- a CDS encoding spermidine/putrescine ABC transporter permease, whose translation MVRKIKLLRKTNTSFIILLSLFLFLPFIPLVIWSFTKQWPWPLLMPEKMSWESWHYLFSDSGMAISGLNNSLIVAVLTLIGNLIFGLPAAKALAQHECKGKIAVFIILLSPLFIPYTVSIIGMHDLALRLEFLNPYISVALGHLIVTLPYFIATIWFQFRLIGRKIQEAASLLGANAWKIFWLIEFPLLRPSILLGSLLVVIISLSQYLPTWIMSGGTLLTLPLVIFPYASSGSSSLVSAYSLWFFLPVFLLLVIYLLLIKVTARRKS comes from the coding sequence TGAGAAAGATTAAATTATTAAGAAAAACCAATACCTCTTTCATCATATTGCTTAGTTTATTCCTGTTTCTTCCATTTATCCCTTTGGTCATATGGAGCTTTACGAAACAGTGGCCATGGCCATTGTTAATGCCCGAAAAGATGAGTTGGGAGTCTTGGCATTATCTTTTTTCGGATAGTGGGATGGCTATTTCGGGGTTAAATAACAGCTTAATCGTAGCAGTACTGACACTCATCGGGAATTTGATTTTTGGATTACCGGCAGCGAAGGCATTAGCGCAACATGAATGTAAAGGAAAAATAGCAGTATTTATCATCCTGCTCTCACCATTGTTTATTCCCTATACGGTTTCTATCATTGGGATGCACGATCTCGCTTTAAGATTAGAATTTTTGAATCCTTATATTAGTGTGGCTCTTGGACATCTAATCGTGACCTTACCATATTTTATCGCGACAATATGGTTTCAGTTTCGATTAATTGGACGGAAAATTCAAGAAGCTGCCAGCCTGCTTGGGGCGAATGCATGGAAAATCTTTTGGCTGATCGAATTTCCTTTACTTCGACCATCTATACTATTAGGCAGTTTATTAGTGGTGATCATCTCACTAAGTCAATATTTGCCGACATGGATTATGAGTGGAGGAACTTTGTTAACACTTCCGCTCGTTATATTTCCATATGCAAGCAGCGGAAGCTCCTCTTTGGTGTCTGCTTATAGTCTTTGGTTCTTTTTGCCTGTTTTCTTACTGTTGGTGATCTATTTGCTTTTAATAAAGGTAACAGCTAGAAGAAAGTCTTAA
- a CDS encoding ATP-binding cassette domain-containing protein: MLLKQINIHYQEANIITDFELHIQSGEIFVLMGPSGSGKTTLLKGIAGLVPIASGEQCWENGTGTVGMVFQEPRLFPHLTVLENISFGLRVQGVPRKERTVQAGEFLKILQLDGLEDRYPHQLSGGQQQRVSLGRTLILKPDLLLLDEPFASLDTPLRLELIDWLYHFQRENQFSIIWVTHFLDEAFSVADRIGIMIEGSLKQAGRPAELYQQPSSEKIASFLSLPNRLTREQWQKCFQCDLSTLPTKERGWIPANGLQLIDKQLLPEISKEEKLLGFISGIVIKIIPGNDGFSVIVKSDDCLLEINSIEWNSIPELNEEVYIKIPFERIIWYHQ; the protein is encoded by the coding sequence ATGCTCCTAAAGCAGATTAACATTCATTACCAGGAAGCGAATATCATTACTGATTTTGAATTGCATATTCAATCAGGTGAAATTTTTGTGTTAATGGGGCCGTCAGGTAGTGGGAAAACTACGCTTTTAAAAGGAATAGCTGGATTAGTACCTATCGCTTCAGGTGAGCAATGCTGGGAAAATGGCACCGGGACAGTAGGGATGGTTTTTCAAGAGCCACGGCTATTTCCTCATTTAACGGTGCTTGAAAATATCTCATTTGGCTTACGTGTGCAAGGTGTCCCCCGGAAAGAAAGAACGGTACAAGCAGGTGAATTTTTAAAAATTTTGCAACTCGATGGTTTGGAGGACAGATACCCACATCAGCTTTCGGGTGGACAGCAGCAGCGAGTCTCCTTGGGAAGGACATTGATTCTAAAACCGGATCTCCTCCTTTTGGACGAACCGTTTGCATCATTGGATACACCTTTAAGACTAGAGCTGATCGACTGGTTATATCATTTTCAGAGAGAGAACCAATTCTCGATTATTTGGGTCACTCATTTTTTAGATGAGGCGTTTTCGGTGGCAGACCGGATTGGTATTATGATAGAGGGATCTCTAAAGCAGGCTGGGAGGCCAGCAGAACTTTACCAACAACCTTCCTCTGAGAAAATAGCATCTTTTTTATCTCTACCAAACCGTCTTACTCGGGAACAATGGCAAAAATGTTTTCAATGCGATTTATCAACCCTCCCTACAAAGGAAAGAGGCTGGATCCCTGCTAATGGTTTACAACTTATTGATAAACAGTTACTACCTGAAATCAGCAAAGAAGAAAAACTACTAGGTTTTATTTCAGGAATCGTTATAAAAATTATACCTGGAAATGACGGATTTTCTGTTATCGTAAAATCTGATGATTGTTTATTAGAGATAAATAGTATTGAATGGAACTCCATTCCTGAATTGAATGAGGAAGTATACATAAAAATACCTTTTGAGCGGATTATTTGGTATCATCAATAA
- a CDS encoding CDP-alcohol phosphatidyltransferase family protein encodes MLDTHGRAVVQPIISKTAFVFLKMGLKANHVTIIAFLIGIFASVLVYLKQPVAGVAVLWLSGFLDAVDGSMARRSKTSTPWGTVLDVTLDRIVEAGILVALAFRHQDPSVLLWFLFLAISIIFTMTVFLTVGALSEKESMKSFYYQPGLAERTEGFILFSLMVLFQSHIVFWTIVFLIVEIITGLQRLIEAYKILK; translated from the coding sequence ATGCTCGATACCCATGGACGAGCTGTAGTACAGCCCATTATTTCGAAAACAGCATTCGTTTTTTTAAAAATGGGATTAAAAGCTAACCATGTAACCATTATTGCTTTTTTAATCGGAATTTTTGCCAGTGTCCTTGTTTATTTAAAACAGCCAGTTGCAGGGGTAGCTGTTCTTTGGCTTTCAGGTTTCCTTGATGCAGTGGATGGAAGTATGGCAAGAAGGAGTAAAACTTCAACACCTTGGGGTACTGTCTTAGATGTTACACTTGACCGTATTGTAGAGGCGGGAATTCTAGTTGCCTTAGCGTTTCGGCATCAAGATCCATCGGTTTTATTATGGTTTCTTTTCCTTGCTATTTCTATCATTTTTACAATGACTGTTTTTTTGACCGTTGGTGCATTATCGGAAAAAGAGAGCATGAAATCATTTTATTATCAGCCTGGCCTTGCAGAACGAACCGAGGGGTTTATCTTATTTTCTCTTATGGTTCTTTTCCAATCCCACATCGTGTTTTGGACCATTGTCTTTCTAATCGTTGAAATCATTACTGGATTACAACGATTAATCGAAGCCTATAAAATACTCAAGTAA
- a CDS encoding cobalt transporter, whose translation MINQRPAFGGHHGGHYGGHGGYGGHGGFGGFGGHGGYYGGHHGGYGGHYGYGGFGTPFLGGVLGGLTLGALSSAAAYPYPVPYPTPYPAPYPYAGYPYY comes from the coding sequence ATGATAAATCAAAGACCAGCTTTCGGGGGACACCATGGGGGACATTACGGAGGTCATGGTGGATACGGAGGACACGGTGGTTTTGGTGGTTTTGGTGGTCACGGTGGTTACTATGGAGGTCATCACGGCGGTTATGGGGGACACTATGGATATGGAGGCTTCGGCACACCATTTCTTGGGGGCGTGTTAGGAGGACTAACGCTTGGAGCATTATCATCAGCAGCAGCTTACCCATATCCGGTTCCATATCCAACCCCTTACCCAGCTCCCTACCCATATGCAGGGTATCCATATTATTAA
- a CDS encoding lysophospholipid acyltransferase family protein, with amino-acid sequence MRTLIFQGYLWSYILSKLNKTFTINRLSKAGKNKEKGELINKVVLKCTKKLVEISGAEVLVSGTENVPLNEPVLYVGNHQCNMDIPLLYSTAPQSMAFVAKKEMEKIPFLGYWMKEQGCVFIDRGNARSSLTAINQAIGNLKLGHSMAIFPEGTRSKGPQVGDFKSGSLRIAMKAGVKVIPVSIKDSYKLIGKKGKNKVTKVSLHYSEPIDSKNFKDTNELAAEVLAQIEKHL; translated from the coding sequence ATGCGAACTCTAATATTTCAAGGATATTTGTGGAGTTATATTTTAAGTAAACTAAACAAAACATTTACCATAAATAGATTAAGTAAAGCTGGTAAGAACAAAGAAAAAGGTGAACTAATAAATAAGGTCGTTTTAAAATGCACAAAAAAACTAGTTGAAATTTCAGGTGCCGAAGTATTAGTTTCAGGAACAGAAAATGTTCCTTTAAATGAACCCGTTTTGTATGTTGGGAACCATCAATGCAATATGGATATTCCCCTTTTATATTCAACAGCACCTCAATCTATGGCATTTGTTGCAAAAAAAGAGATGGAAAAAATTCCTTTTTTGGGATATTGGATGAAAGAGCAAGGCTGTGTGTTTATCGATAGAGGGAATGCTCGTAGTTCCTTAACAGCTATAAACCAAGCCATTGGTAATTTAAAATTAGGTCATTCAATGGCTATTTTCCCAGAAGGAACTAGAAGTAAAGGTCCACAAGTTGGAGATTTTAAATCAGGTAGTTTAAGAATTGCTATGAAAGCGGGAGTTAAAGTCATTCCTGTTTCCATTAAGGATTCTTACAAATTGATCGGGAAAAAGGGGAAAAATAAAGTTACCAAGGTCTCTTTGCATTATTCTGAACCTATTGATTCAAAAAACTTTAAAGATACAAACGAACTAGCTGCAGAAGTCCTAGCACAAATTGAAAAACATTTGTAA
- a CDS encoding competence protein ComK — translation MEINDHVINENTVLFTGEYDKWGNLCTRVIEGVNSFVVNESPVDQIDKTLLNYGSSFSGALQGSKHILGPMKMYPIKINENKDIWLFPTKSFKKKNCVWFNLYHVIRTKAQGVQKTEVLTTFGHSFIINMKESAFNNKRQKAQQLREIILKDNMPPLERCFKIIEESDTIQITNQTKENLH, via the coding sequence ATGGAGATCAATGATCATGTGATTAATGAAAATACAGTCCTGTTTACTGGAGAGTATGATAAATGGGGTAACCTTTGTACAAGAGTGATTGAAGGAGTGAACTCATTTGTGGTGAATGAATCACCTGTCGATCAAATTGATAAGACATTATTAAACTATGGCTCTAGCTTCAGCGGTGCACTTCAAGGCTCCAAACATATTCTTGGTCCAATGAAGATGTACCCTATCAAAATAAATGAAAACAAAGACATCTGGTTATTTCCAACCAAATCTTTTAAAAAGAAAAATTGTGTATGGTTCAATCTTTATCATGTCATTAGAACCAAAGCACAAGGTGTTCAGAAAACAGAGGTGCTAACCACTTTCGGTCATTCATTCATTATTAATATGAAGGAAAGTGCTTTTAACAATAAACGCCAAAAGGCACAGCAATTAAGAGAAATCATTTTAAAAGATAATATGCCTCCATTAGAAAGATGCTTTAAAATCATTGAGGAATCAGACACCATCCAGATCACAAATCAAACCAAAGAGAATTTGCATTGA
- a CDS encoding sigma-70 family RNA polymerase sigma factor: MESFDQLAIQYKPMIHKIIHSLGIYKNFEEFYQIGLIGLWDAKECFEAEKGGFTNYAYSYIKGRILSELTKSSKLEERNVYPKEEYWETVEDTNFARPFEKEILLTFCDHLTQKETTWVIDSFHHCLSVKEIAKKEGVSISAIKQWRKGAVQKLRESLFFCD, translated from the coding sequence GTGGAAAGCTTTGATCAATTAGCTATACAGTACAAGCCAATGATACACAAAATCATCCATTCACTAGGAATTTATAAAAATTTCGAAGAATTCTATCAAATTGGGTTAATTGGGCTATGGGATGCAAAAGAATGCTTTGAAGCTGAAAAAGGAGGCTTCACAAATTACGCCTATTCGTATATTAAAGGCAGGATTTTAAGTGAATTAACAAAGTCTAGTAAACTGGAAGAAAGAAATGTCTATCCGAAGGAGGAATATTGGGAAACGGTCGAAGACACCAACTTTGCACGGCCATTTGAAAAAGAAATCTTACTCACTTTTTGTGATCATTTAACTCAAAAAGAAACAACATGGGTGATAGATTCCTTCCACCATTGCTTGTCTGTAAAGGAAATCGCGAAGAAAGAGGGAGTATCGATCTCGGCAATTAAGCAGTGGCGAAAGGGAGCTGTGCAGAAATTAAGAGAGAGTCTGTTCTTTTGTGATTGA
- a CDS encoding amino acid permease: MQNTQLDLSPETEQSSNKLQRKLKARHLTMISLGGAIGTGLFLGSGPAIHNAGPGGAFVAYTVIGIMVYFIMTSLGELATFMPVSGAFSTYASRFIDPSLGFALGWNYWYSWAMTLAAELSASTMVMKFWFPHSSSFLWSLLFLVVIFLLNYLSVRGYGEGEYWFSFIKVATIIVFIFVGVLMIFGIMNGKPIGFKNFTVGDAPFAGGIMATLGIFIAAGFSFQGTEIIGVAAGESEDPVKNVPRAIRSTFWRIFLFYCLAILVVGLIVPYTTSSLTSDSVMVSPFTMVFKKVGLAFAASLMNAIILTAVLSAGNSSLYVTSRMMYAMAKDGLAPRIFAKINKRGVPVPAVIATTIVGMLAFFASYFGDGVVYIWLMNSVGVTGFIFWLGIAASHYRFRKAYVAQGYSLSDLPYRSKWFPFGPIFAFALCFIVLMAQNYQAFTSDHIDWGSVIAAYLGIPLFLVMWLGYKFIKKTKVVPLKECVFDFDEHRKATMK; encoded by the coding sequence ATGCAAAATACTCAGTTGGACCTATCTCCAGAAACTGAACAGTCTTCAAACAAATTACAAAGAAAGTTAAAAGCACGCCATCTAACTATGATTTCATTAGGAGGGGCAATTGGTACAGGGCTATTTCTTGGAAGCGGCCCAGCCATTCACAATGCTGGTCCTGGTGGAGCATTTGTTGCTTATACTGTGATTGGGATTATGGTTTATTTTATCATGACAAGCCTAGGTGAACTGGCAACATTTATGCCAGTAAGTGGTGCATTTAGTACATACGCATCCCGTTTTATTGACCCATCCTTAGGTTTTGCCTTAGGCTGGAATTACTGGTACTCGTGGGCGATGACACTTGCCGCTGAACTTTCTGCATCAACAATGGTTATGAAATTTTGGTTTCCTCACAGTTCTTCATTTTTATGGAGTTTATTGTTTTTGGTCGTCATTTTCTTACTTAACTATTTGTCTGTCAGAGGATACGGGGAAGGCGAATACTGGTTTTCCTTTATTAAAGTAGCAACGATAATTGTTTTCATTTTTGTTGGTGTGCTAATGATTTTCGGTATTATGAATGGAAAACCAATTGGTTTTAAGAACTTTACCGTTGGTGATGCTCCGTTTGCAGGTGGGATAATGGCTACTTTAGGTATCTTCATCGCAGCTGGTTTTTCCTTCCAAGGAACAGAAATAATTGGTGTTGCAGCAGGTGAAAGTGAGGATCCAGTAAAGAACGTCCCACGTGCTATACGTAGCACTTTTTGGCGGATATTCTTATTCTATTGTCTTGCCATTCTTGTAGTTGGATTAATTGTTCCTTATACTACTAGCAGTTTAACAAGCGATTCGGTTATGGTAAGTCCATTTACAATGGTATTTAAAAAGGTAGGACTTGCATTTGCAGCATCGTTAATGAACGCGATTATATTAACTGCGGTATTATCAGCAGGAAATTCAAGCCTTTATGTAACAAGTCGGATGATGTATGCAATGGCAAAAGATGGGCTTGCACCGCGTATTTTTGCCAAAATCAATAAACGGGGTGTTCCTGTTCCAGCTGTAATTGCAACGACGATTGTCGGGATGTTAGCGTTTTTTGCATCGTATTTCGGTGATGGCGTGGTTTATATTTGGCTAATGAATTCAGTGGGTGTTACCGGATTTATTTTTTGGCTTGGTATTGCAGCTAGTCATTATCGTTTCCGAAAAGCTTATGTTGCCCAAGGATATTCATTGTCGGATCTTCCTTACCGTTCTAAATGGTTTCCATTCGGTCCAATCTTTGCATTTGCGCTCTGTTTTATTGTCTTAATGGCACAGAACTATCAAGCCTTTACGAGTGATCACATTGATTGGGGAAGTGTAATTGCTGCCTATCTAGGAATTCCATTATTCCTTGTAATGTGGCTGGGTTATAAGTTTATAAAGAAAACAAAGGTAGTTCCATTGAAAGAATGCGTATTCGATTTCGATGAGCATCGAAAAGCAACAATGAAATAA
- a CDS encoding response regulator, giving the protein MIVNFFIVDDTATIRGMLSNIIEDEGMGTIVGEAEDGSEVFPHTLASQKVDILLIDLLMPGRDGIETIREIAPLFRGKIIMISQVETKDLISEAYSLGVEHYITKPINRLEVVSVLMKVRDYVLLEKSLHDIQNSLNFLTSRTQKHSPENVQRSKQNTILSSVNSIFLELGIIGKNGEKDLLDLLTVLHQLDKERIREVPPLKDLYERAIEIRFGSTVSPQEKRKEVKASEQRIRRAIQQVLEHIASLGLIDYGNPTFEHYSSKLFDYSQVRMKMLELEGKIHNGTTNTRINIKKFIQALFMEAKGHEEA; this is encoded by the coding sequence ATGATCGTGAACTTTTTTATTGTTGATGATACGGCCACCATTAGGGGGATGCTGTCAAATATTATTGAAGACGAAGGAATGGGGACAATTGTGGGGGAAGCAGAGGACGGCTCAGAAGTCTTTCCCCATACCCTTGCATCACAAAAGGTTGATATCCTCCTTATTGATTTGCTCATGCCAGGTCGCGATGGAATTGAGACAATTAGGGAAATAGCTCCATTGTTCCGCGGGAAAATCATTATGATCTCTCAAGTTGAAACGAAGGATTTGATTAGTGAGGCCTATTCACTTGGAGTTGAACATTATATAACAAAGCCTATTAACCGGCTTGAGGTAGTGAGTGTTCTTATGAAAGTGCGCGATTATGTTTTACTAGAAAAATCTCTCCATGATATTCAAAATTCATTAAACTTCTTGACTTCTCGGACACAAAAACATTCACCGGAGAACGTTCAGCGGAGCAAACAAAATACCATACTATCATCAGTAAATTCAATCTTTCTGGAACTAGGGATTATTGGTAAGAACGGCGAAAAAGATCTGTTAGATCTTTTAACAGTTTTACATCAACTAGACAAAGAGAGAATTCGCGAAGTCCCTCCTTTAAAAGATTTGTACGAGAGGGCAATAGAAATAAGGTTCGGTTCTACCGTTTCTCCCCAAGAAAAAAGGAAAGAAGTAAAAGCAAGTGAACAACGGATTCGCCGAGCGATCCAACAAGTGCTTGAGCACATCGCTTCACTCGGGTTAATCGATTACGGAAACCCAACATTTGAACATTATTCATCCAAATTGTTTGACTATAGCCAAGTGCGAATGAAAATGCTTGAGCTCGAAGGAAAAATTCACAATGGCACAACAAACACAAGAATCAACATTAAAAAATTCATCCAAGCATTATTCATGGAAGCAAAAGGGCACGAGGAAGCATAG
- a CDS encoding sensor histidine kinase, with protein sequence MMVTIPTAGELKFYPFIGADLRISMGTSVFFFTLLWSRKIHPIIAGFLTGSAVVTFRVFLDRVQVDSFQFQTSFNSHFPVFFYYFIFALFFYIFKLKNMNERPLLIGLLGIVLEVISNLVESSIRHFTTHMQITSYTVFIIVMVAIIRSFFVLGFFNILILRDTRLAEEEQRKRTEQILLLISNLYAEMFQLKKSMKNAEELTSACYRLYRDLKDLNHQEHAQAALKISGELHEIKKDNQRIYAGLSKLMAKEKLDDFISIEEIIAVITRSNKNYGEMLGKTVDYKVNISGNHPYYQTFILLSLMNNLVSNAVEAIIQEGQIVLTVEKADEMIKISISDNGCGISPKIKPFIFEPGFTTKYDQIGIASNGIGLSYIKNVIENIGGRIKLIDSMESVGTTFEILLPVASLIEEDDDRELFYC encoded by the coding sequence ATGATGGTTACTATCCCCACTGCTGGTGAGTTGAAGTTCTACCCTTTTATTGGTGCCGATCTTAGAATAAGCATGGGAACATCCGTTTTTTTCTTTACATTGTTATGGTCACGCAAAATCCATCCCATTATTGCTGGATTTTTAACTGGGAGTGCGGTCGTTACTTTTCGAGTATTTCTGGATAGAGTTCAAGTTGATTCATTCCAGTTCCAGACCTCATTTAATTCCCATTTTCCTGTCTTTTTTTATTACTTTATATTTGCTTTGTTTTTTTATATTTTTAAACTTAAAAATATGAATGAACGACCGCTTCTTATTGGATTGCTTGGTATCGTGCTTGAAGTCATATCCAATTTGGTTGAGTCTTCCATTCGCCATTTCACGACCCATATGCAAATTACTTCCTATACCGTCTTTATTATTGTAATGGTTGCTATTATTCGCAGTTTCTTCGTTCTTGGTTTTTTCAATATTCTCATCTTAAGAGACACAAGATTAGCTGAAGAGGAGCAGCGAAAGCGGACCGAGCAGATCTTACTATTAATTTCAAATTTATACGCAGAGATGTTTCAATTGAAAAAATCCATGAAAAATGCAGAGGAGTTAACAAGTGCCTGCTACAGGCTCTATCGTGATTTAAAAGATCTTAACCATCAAGAGCATGCACAAGCAGCACTTAAAATTTCAGGGGAATTGCACGAAATCAAAAAAGATAATCAGCGAATTTATGCAGGTCTATCAAAATTAATGGCTAAAGAAAAATTAGATGATTTTATTAGCATAGAAGAAATTATTGCCGTTATTACTCGTTCGAATAAAAACTACGGAGAAATGCTAGGCAAAACGGTAGATTACAAGGTAAATATTTCTGGTAATCATCCTTATTACCAGACATTTATCCTCCTTTCCCTGATGAATAATCTTGTCTCAAACGCTGTTGAAGCGATAATCCAGGAAGGGCAGATTGTGTTAACCGTTGAAAAAGCTGATGAAATGATCAAAATAAGTATAAGTGATAATGGATGCGGGATTTCTCCGAAAATCAAACCATTTATTTTTGAACCTGGTTTTACAACAAAATATGACCAAATCGGAATTGCCTCAAATGGAATCGGCTTGTCATACATTAAGAATGTCATTGAAAATATCGGGGGTAGAATTAAACTGATTGATTCAATGGAATCAGTTGGAACCACCTTTGAAATTCTGCTTCCGGTAGCAAGTTTAATTGAAGAGGATGATGATCGTGAACTTTTTTATTGTTGA
- a CDS encoding cation:dicarboxylate symporter family transporter has protein sequence MKKISLAWQIFIGLVLGIIVGAVFYGNPHVVTYLQPIGSVFLRLIKMIVVPIVISCLVVGVSGTGDMKSLGKLGGKTLLYFEIITTIAIVVGLLIANVFHPGTGVDRSQLVKADMSAYVTTEKATAAHSEIDTFVNIVPTNVVQAFANGDMLAIIFFSVMFGLGVAAIGEKGKPIIQFFRGTADAMFYVTNQIMKLAPFGVFALIGVTVSQFGLASLVPLGKLVITVYGAMIFFILVVLGIVAKIAGYNIFKLLGYLKDELILGYSTASSETVLPRIMEKMERIGCPKAITSFVIPTGYSFNLDGSTLYQAICALFIAQMYGIHLSIWHQITLVLILMVTSKGIAGVPGVSIVVLLSTLGSVGIPVEGLAFILGVDRILDMARTCVNIVGNSLAAIVISKWEGHKPKSPEDLEQEAA, from the coding sequence ATGAAAAAAATTAGTTTAGCTTGGCAAATTTTTATTGGCCTAGTTCTTGGTATTATTGTTGGGGCAGTTTTTTACGGAAATCCGCATGTGGTGACATACCTACAACCAATTGGAAGCGTATTCTTAAGATTAATTAAAATGATTGTTGTTCCAATTGTTATCTCGTGCTTAGTCGTTGGGGTATCGGGAACAGGAGATATGAAGTCATTAGGGAAACTCGGAGGAAAAACGCTCCTTTACTTCGAGATTATTACGACGATTGCCATTGTTGTTGGACTTTTGATAGCGAATGTTTTTCATCCTGGTACAGGGGTAGATCGCTCACAACTTGTTAAAGCAGATATGAGCGCTTATGTTACCACTGAAAAAGCAACAGCAGCACATTCTGAGATTGATACGTTTGTAAATATTGTACCAACCAATGTTGTGCAGGCATTTGCAAATGGAGATATGCTAGCTATTATTTTCTTCTCTGTTATGTTTGGACTTGGCGTTGCTGCAATTGGAGAAAAGGGTAAACCGATCATTCAATTTTTTAGGGGAACAGCAGACGCAATGTTTTATGTCACCAACCAGATTATGAAGCTTGCGCCATTTGGTGTCTTCGCGTTAATTGGTGTTACTGTATCACAATTTGGGTTGGCATCCTTAGTACCTCTGGGAAAACTTGTTATTACCGTATATGGTGCAATGATATTCTTTATTTTGGTTGTTTTGGGAATAGTTGCAAAAATTGCTGGTTATAACATCTTTAAGTTATTGGGTTATTTAAAAGATGAGTTGATTTTAGGTTATTCAACTGCAAGTTCGGAAACAGTACTTCCTAGAATTATGGAGAAAATGGAGAGAATCGGCTGTCCAAAGGCGATTACATCCTTTGTTATCCCAACTGGTTATTCCTTTAACCTTGATGGATCCACTCTATACCAAGCGATTTGTGCATTGTTTATTGCCCAGATGTATGGGATTCATTTGAGCATTTGGCATCAAATTACGTTGGTTCTTATTTTAATGGTAACCTCAAAAGGGATTGCGGGAGTGCCCGGAGTGTCGATTGTCGTTCTACTTTCTACTTTAGGAAGTGTGGGAATTCCAGTAGAGGGCCTAGCATTTATTTTAGGAGTTGACCGAATTCTTGATATGGCACGTACATGTGTAAACATTGTCGGCAACTCGTTAGCTGCCATTGTCATTTCAAAATGGGAGGGCCATAAGCCTAAGAGCCCTGAAGATCTAGAACAAGAGGCTGCCTAA